The following is a genomic window from Gadus morhua chromosome 23, gadMor3.0, whole genome shotgun sequence.
TGGAAGTTGACTTATAAGAATCCCCGGACTGGCCTTGTGCCCAATGGCTCCTTTGGGAAAGTCCATCTGGCACAGGACACGAAGACCCGAAAAAGAATGGCATGCAAACTGGTGAGTCCTGCCAAGCAATGATCGGAATTCAGTCAGGAAATGAGAGCAAAAGAGAATGTGAGACTCACTATAACGCAGCTTCTCTTGACGTAGCTATCAGCCCCGAGCTCTAGTAATCCCGGTAATAACTCATGACTAATGCACAACATATATTCTGCCAATTTAGGAGCCGTTTAAAAAAACTATTATTTCAATCCTTGTGAGTGTGCAAAAGTCTTTGAACTGATGATCCTTTTGTGTAAAAGGGACGGTCAGACCGTGATTTCCTTTCCTCATGTAGGTTTATCTCACTTGTTGCATATCATATtaccaatatgcatgcattgaAGTTGCGATTGAACTTCCGCTTAGTTATTCAGTCTCGTCTCCAACTCTCTTCTATCTGAGAAcatataatatgtgtgtgtgggggagtcaAAATGGATTCCACGTTCACACCTCACCATCGCCAACATTCCTTCCCTCCCCGGGCCGTAGATTCCGATGGAGAACTTCCGAGCGGCCGACGTGGAGATCCAGGCCAAGTTCCGCCACGAGAACATAGCGGAGCTGTACGGCGCCTTGCTCTGGGACCAGAAGATCCACCTCTTCATGGAGGCGGGCGAGGGCGGCTCGGTGCTGGAAAAGGTGGACAGCTGCGGGCCCATGAGGGAGTTTGAGATCATCTGGGTGACCAGGCAGGTCCTCCGGGGGCTGGAGTACCTCCACGCCAACAAAGTCATCCACCACGACATCAAACGTAAGCCGCCGCTGCCCTCGAAAATAATGAGCAAAAACACATGGCAGGTGGTTTCCCTTGCATGCCCTTATATAGTGATTCCTGTTCCGGGATGTCCGTTTGCTGACACATTTCAAGAAATTGGCTGCCGCAATGTTTTGAAGTTTGAAGCTTCTTGGGCTAGGGTAGCAGATGAATCAGTCAACAACCCaaccacagacaaacaaaaaaaggcagCGAAGAACAAAAAGATTAATAACTGTGAGGCGTGACACTATTCCTGGTGTAAGTATGGGCAATAGACCGTTGACGGGGAGGAACCTGAGGGTTCACAAGTATCTAGGTCACAACTAGTGACTGCCGCACAGATTCTTGGCACACAGGATGATAATTATGTGATGAGATATTGTGGCAGAATTAACTCAGCTAGTCCGTGTAAAGATCCCCATCATGGGATCAAAGCATTCCTTTCAAGGCTTCACTAAGCTTTCCATGACCTTAAACCCGGGTTGGATGTCTGGAAATTCCAGCTTTGTGCTCGGTCGGTTCCCCCACGAGGAAGGGTTAAATGCATGGTACTAAGAGTCAAGTGCACTGTTGTGCGAGGGCGACCATTTTGTATCTGCTCTGTGGTGTGGTGTGCCTGTGGGCGCCCGGCCCTTCCTGTCTGAAAAGTCAAGAGATGCAATTATTTTGGCATCCGCGGTGAAGTAATGAAGCAAACACTGCTGCCAGGAATCCTGACTTCATATTTTCTTCCAAATCGTACTTGAATGTCACAAGCTCGTTGTATTGAATCCGAAGGCATTTTGGGGTTTCACTGGAGAGTTGGCTAAATCGTTGGTATATTGCAGAACTTGGTTTCTAGTTTTAAAGAAGTCACTTAGAAAATGCAAGTTCCAAATACTCTGACTTTGTTGCATTCTCTGAACTGAAACCTATAACAGACATTTGTTTTATACTGTTTGTTGTTCTATAATGTGTTCATTCCTTTCTAATTAAAGCGAGCAACATAGTTCTGATGTCGGACAAGGCGGTACTGGTGGACTTTGGCCTGACGGTGCAGATGACTGAGGAGATGTACACTCCCAGAGACCTGAGAGGAACCGAGGTGAgaaacacacctacacgcacactaaacaaacagacacacacacacagacacacccaaagacacacacacatatgcacacacacatactttcaaACATTCACATCTTTTGGTTGGCAACATCGTCAGCACATTTTGATTTATATCACTGGGAAACAGAATGACTTACGCAAGACTCGAGATTTACGAGAATACATTTGAGATTTTGTATTTCATTTCTGCTTCGAATTTCCAACGTGCTTTTTCATGTCTCCCAGTGTACCTCCTGAAAATGTACCAAAATTACAAGGACTTCAAAATGGGCCTTTCTTACTAACTAGCCTAactctgtgcacacacacacacacacacacacacacacacacacacacacacacacacacacacacacacacacacacacacacacacacacacacacacacacacacacacacacacacacacacacatgccttgGCTGGGCCGGTGGAAACCCCCAGGGTAAAcgggaaagagagatagaatgagagagagactgcacgTCCAATATTGACAGAAGAGGCTGGAGTTTCCAGTGTTGGAACAATACTGCTCTTTTGCActtaaaagaataaataaatcttCAGGCCCTCTTTTTCTCACGAACAATTTGATGAATCATCTATCTAATCTAGTCTACCTAATAAAACACATCAATCTGAGTATCTTTCTTTTCTTTGATCATTATCTTTTCACTTCTTTCAAGTACTTCAATAACACactccaccccacccacccctcctccacctcttccagaTGTACATGAGCCCAGAGGTGGTGCTGTGTCGCGGTCACGACACCAAGATCGACATCTACAGCCTGGGCACCACCATCATACACATGCAGACGGGCAGCCCGCCCTGGGCCACCAGGTTCCCCCGCACGGCCTACCCCTCCTACCTTTACATTGTGAGTACACACGCCGGGCTGCTGCCTGCACACAACGCCTCCTAAGACCTGTGGCAGCTGATTCGTTAATTGACAGTTTTGTCAACTAAGGATTAGAGTCCTAATTGGTTAGTTTTTACAGGGCAAGCATACACTTAATATTTCAACAACCAAAAATACTTGTTTGTGGGCTGGAAGTGTGGCAGGTTATTTTGCCGTCTTTATTATTCGTTTTTCTGTGATTTGCATTAAACAGTATTGACCTTTTGGTCACTCTAACTTGTACCCTTTACCATGCATCTTCATTCAGCTTTTTACAGTAATATTATTTTAGGatttccccttttctttttttgctatGCTCAACATGgattttctgtatttttttcctttttcattcATCAATCTAACAATAACAGCCAGGTACATTTTCCATGAGCGCATTTTTCCCCTTCCAGCCGAGATCAGCAGGATAGAGTGTGAGCTTGCAGCACACGGTGCCACTGCTTGTCACACAGCCTCACAACTTCCCGTTCTGCTTTGTGATTTCCATGACACGGGTCATTAATGTTCAGACACTCTATGTTTCTGCTTTATCGCTCTTATCTGAATTGCGATTGAAAGAGCAGCTCACTTCCACATGAAACCAATGTGTCTGTTTCCCCTCAAGCTGGTTCCTTTTAATTTTAAAAACGGTAAACCGCGACACAGTACGCACATACACCATGTACAGACGTGAACGAGCATGGTTCCATAATGTGCTTTTGAGATTAAATAATATAATCAAATAAAATAGGATGATaagcaatgcattctgggaaatcTTATTTTCTTTGCTTGGAGGTTTTTCAGTCCTGCTTGCTGTAGCTTCTTCAACTCGCTCTTAACcactgccctcccctcccctctccagtcCTGAGTCGAGACCCTCCCTATAACACAACAAACCCCTCCTCACACCCCCCAGATCCACAAGCTGGCTCCGCCCATGGAGGACGTGGCGGAGGACTGCAGCCCGGCCATGCGCTCCTTCCTGGGCCGTGCGATGGAGAGGAACCCCACCCTGCGCGCCTCGGCCCCGGAGCTGCTGACCCACGAGGCGCTGCACCCCCCCAGGGAGGACCAGCCCCGCTGCTGGAGCCTGGACTCGGCCATGGAGGAGGCCCACCAGCTCATGCACCGGCAGCACAGCCAGCACAGCGACACCCTCCTGGGTGAGGGGACAATAGACGTGTAGATGAATGAATTGCAGAACAgagggatggatgaatggataggCTGCTCCGTGTATATTTTTATGTATGTTATTTTAAAGGCCCCCTCTATGGACGGGCATTGGAAATTAGCCATCTGCTATGAGGCTTTCTGCTGGTTTGTGCACAATCCACATGAGTTGTATCTGTCCCTGTGATATAAACCCTAACTAACAAGGGGAAGTGGGGGGTGGCGGAGaggtttgtggtggtggtggtgtgggtggaggccggggtcagttgtgtgtgttgagtgtggtGGGCGGATGGTTGATTCAAAGCGTTTGAtgcctctgtgtctcctggCTGGAAGCGTAATGACATTTTAACCTTAAAAGCTCCCCGCTTTTGGTCAAATGCAGCCTCCCATCGTGTGTATAATGatcagttttatttatttatggcgcTGCATCTCTCCTTGTTTGTTTACTTCAACGTGTCTCCTCCCCGTCTCACAGGGTCATCTCTGTGCTCCGAAGACTCCGGCCACATGAGGCGGAACTCCCTCTACGGAGACCTGGGGGCCATGGCCGAGTACTACAAGATCGTCAAGGGGCCCCCTGCCGCAGATTATTAGCTTAGCCCCGGAGGATCAATGCTGAGTCAATACAACGGCTATCCGCTAATCACCATTAGCGCAAGCTAACCAGACTTCCCTGTTTCACACCTCGGAGGGCGTCTACCAACGACTATGGTGAATTATGAGGAAGGCTGTCAAAGACATGGCATGGAATTGGACTATTGCAATGGCATTGAATTGTTCGACGTTACATTTTTAGACGAAGTACAACGGCAAAACAGTTGTTGATAATATATGGTAGTTTTAAAGTTTCCCTGTAGTATCTTAATGATATGGCTGTATATATTATAACAGTTCTCTCAGCTTAAGTAGCTTTTATTATTCAACCCTGTCATATTATGTTCTATGGCCTATCATGTTCATTCCTATGGAATGGTTTGAAGCTAAGATAGTATTTGCTATGCAAATTGGGATGCATTGGAATGTTGCAATTTTTGTACATCTTTTTAGATGAAACTAGTACttacttgttttgttttttttacatagaAAGCACAGAGAATGTTTAATGTTGGATTCTCCAAATATTCCTATTCAATGAATGAGCCATaaaagaatgtgtttgtgtccaatGAAATTCATAGATCAATGCCATTTTCATGAAAATGTACCAAAAGCTTTTTAACCGAAATCAGTTGTTTGATCACTATGAATTCTTCCTTGGAGACAGAACTGAGCTCTGATGATTATTTCCACTGTGGCTTATGGTGGAAACGTTTTTATTACCAGCATTTCACAAACTTCTCTATTTTGGGGGCTTAgaatatttatatctatatttatacatatacattatatacatatcgTTTTAAATAAGTACTGTCATAGACCTATTCCTAATCCTCTTGCATTTATTGCATTGCGCATTTTCAAAGAATGTACAATTGTATTCAatataataaatgaaaatatcC
Proteins encoded in this region:
- the map3k8 gene encoding mitogen-activated protein kinase kinase kinase 8, whose translation is MHERSTLTSTQVKEDKKMDYKYDDGIELLLNHMNIEDIIDAVESLYQIESKVGVAEEASKEGLGFGEGDNEEMDDSEEAGESGSEPGGRSEGGVAEEESGEGVDGGAGGVKYGKATDLLDFINLVSDMALAERQHLPEEMGVVLNKKEMAVQKGRYQINREFVLFPWKLTYKNPRTGLVPNGSFGKVHLAQDTKTRKRMACKLIPMENFRAADVEIQAKFRHENIAELYGALLWDQKIHLFMEAGEGGSVLEKVDSCGPMREFEIIWVTRQVLRGLEYLHANKVIHHDIKPSNIVLMSDKAVLVDFGLTVQMTEEMYTPRDLRGTEMYMSPEVVLCRGHDTKIDIYSLGTTIIHMQTGSPPWATRFPRTAYPSYLYIIHKLAPPMEDVAEDCSPAMRSFLGRAMERNPTLRASAPELLTHEALHPPREDQPRCWSLDSAMEEAHQLMHRQHSQHSDTLLGSSLCSEDSGHMRRNSLYGDLGAMAEYYKIVKGPPAADY